In Halobaculum rubrum, the following are encoded in one genomic region:
- the fer gene encoding ferredoxin Fer, with translation MDSPYDVLGLDADADDTEIERAYRRSVKEAHPDRGGSAEEFQRVREAYEAVISGAAIAPDDVGADGAADPQGESPPASPGADAQSDPTGQTDGERGGETGDRPLTTTRVEYLNYDVVADHGWDIDDPDLFEAASSADLDPDDYGLFLAEPGETLLEAAEQRGFAWPFACRGGACANCAVAVVEGELDSTVDNVLTDDLVERGFRLSCIGRPISETLRVIFNVKHLPGLDDLRLPADRFERARADD, from the coding sequence GTGGATTCTCCGTACGACGTACTGGGGCTCGACGCCGACGCCGACGATACGGAGATCGAACGGGCCTACCGGCGGAGCGTGAAGGAGGCCCACCCGGACCGAGGCGGATCCGCCGAGGAGTTTCAGCGCGTTCGGGAAGCGTACGAGGCGGTGATCTCGGGGGCCGCTATCGCGCCGGATGACGTGGGAGCCGATGGGGCAGCCGACCCACAGGGAGAATCACCGCCGGCAAGCCCGGGTGCCGACGCACAGTCGGACCCGACCGGGCAGACCGACGGGGAGCGTGGCGGGGAAACGGGTGACCGACCGCTGACGACCACCCGCGTCGAGTATCTGAACTACGATGTCGTCGCCGACCACGGGTGGGACATCGACGATCCCGATCTCTTCGAGGCGGCGTCGAGTGCCGACCTCGATCCGGACGACTACGGACTGTTCCTCGCGGAACCGGGGGAGACGCTGCTGGAAGCGGCCGAACAACGCGGGTTCGCGTGGCCGTTCGCCTGCCGCGGCGGCGCCTGTGCGAACTGCGCCGTCGCGGTCGTCGAGGGGGAACTCGACAGCACCGTCGACAACGTGCTCACCGATGACCTGGTGGAGCGGGGCTTTCGCCTCTCGTGTATCGGTCGTCCGATCTCCGAGACGCTCCGGGTGATCTTCAACGTCAAGCACCTCCCGGGGCTCGACGACCTTCGTCTCCCGGCCGACCGGTTCGAACGGGCGCGGGCCGACGACTGA
- a CDS encoding adenylyltransferase/cytidyltransferase family protein, whose product MTDRDTVVGHVHGRFQPFHDGHLAYCEWAAGECDELIVGITNADPGHVAAETADPDRDDPRNNPFRYHERHRMITAALSAADPGVPVRVLPFPINRPELWEHYAPADALHLLRVLEPWHEVKADRLREHGRAVTTIEAERTVSGTGIREAMAAEAGAVDREPPGPGGEAGRSADREGAEWRSSVPSAVVAVLDEIDGVDRVGTLYEE is encoded by the coding sequence GTGACCGACCGTGACACCGTAGTCGGCCACGTTCACGGCCGGTTTCAGCCGTTTCACGACGGTCACCTCGCGTACTGCGAGTGGGCCGCCGGCGAGTGCGACGAGCTGATCGTCGGGATCACGAACGCCGACCCCGGGCACGTCGCCGCCGAGACCGCCGACCCCGATCGCGACGACCCGCGGAACAACCCCTTCCGCTATCACGAGCGCCACCGAATGATCACGGCGGCGCTGTCGGCCGCGGATCCGGGTGTTCCCGTCCGTGTGCTCCCGTTCCCGATCAACCGTCCGGAGCTGTGGGAACACTACGCGCCGGCGGACGCGCTGCACCTCCTGCGGGTACTCGAGCCCTGGCACGAGGTGAAGGCCGACCGGCTCCGCGAACACGGTCGGGCGGTGACCACGATCGAGGCCGAGCGGACGGTGAGCGGGACCGGGATCCGCGAGGCGATGGCCGCGGAGGCCGGGGCGGTGGATCGCGAGCCGCCGGGACCCGGGGGCGAGGCCGGTCGGTCCGCCGACCGCGAAGGGGCCGAGTGGCGGTCGTCGGTGCCGTCCGCCGTCGTCGCCGTGCTGGACGAAATCGATGGCGTCGACCGCGTCGGAACGCTGTACGAGGAGTGA
- a CDS encoding acyl-CoA dehydrogenase family protein, with protein MTTFPEDDALAGEFTVPDDVQPVVDRVIEFIEEEVLPYEEEHAEHVGGPLDYLDEDGLMKPETRAMQEEIRKRSADEGLYALHLPEEVGGGGLSNREHFYVQEAVFRYGTGHGSSVARAMMAWTEGPSPALVHLDEDQREEWLRPLVEGRKTACIGITEPGAGSDVTAISTTAERDGDGWVLDGDKRYITNGPFADTAQILAKVDGAEGPAHETMGMFLVDTDNPGFEVGEPNLNIMMDGITSDVHLRDCRIDGDQLVGEVGDGLPLALSWVNWRRAGRAGMCAGMGRYLLDRMLTYAKDRESFGEPIGSNQAVQWPIVETATEIHAVREMGTSLLGAYDAEANLHDLSQPATARRKLSMLKYYPEDRLFDWADRAIQVLGGYGLMRAGGVERVFRVARNLRIPAGTTEVQKRTIAKTLGLD; from the coding sequence ATGACGACGTTTCCCGAGGACGACGCGCTCGCCGGCGAGTTCACCGTTCCCGACGACGTGCAGCCGGTCGTCGACCGAGTGATCGAGTTCATCGAGGAGGAGGTCCTCCCGTACGAGGAGGAACACGCCGAGCACGTCGGCGGGCCGCTGGACTACCTCGACGAGGACGGCCTCATGAAGCCCGAGACGCGGGCGATGCAAGAGGAGATCCGGAAGCGAAGCGCCGACGAGGGGCTGTACGCGCTCCATCTACCGGAGGAGGTCGGCGGTGGCGGCCTCTCGAACCGCGAGCACTTCTACGTGCAGGAGGCGGTGTTCCGCTACGGAACGGGTCACGGGTCGAGCGTCGCCCGCGCGATGATGGCGTGGACCGAGGGCCCCTCGCCCGCCCTGGTGCACCTCGACGAGGACCAGCGCGAGGAGTGGCTCCGACCGCTCGTCGAGGGGCGAAAGACGGCCTGCATCGGCATCACCGAGCCGGGCGCCGGCTCGGACGTGACGGCCATCTCGACGACCGCCGAGCGCGACGGCGACGGCTGGGTCCTCGACGGCGACAAGCGCTACATCACGAACGGCCCGTTCGCGGACACGGCACAGATCCTCGCGAAGGTCGACGGCGCCGAGGGGCCGGCCCACGAGACGATGGGGATGTTCCTCGTCGACACCGACAACCCGGGGTTCGAAGTCGGCGAGCCGAACCTGAACATCATGATGGACGGCATAACCTCCGACGTGCACCTCCGCGACTGCCGGATCGACGGCGACCAGTTGGTCGGCGAGGTCGGCGACGGCCTCCCGCTGGCGCTGTCGTGGGTGAACTGGCGGCGGGCCGGCCGGGCCGGAATGTGTGCCGGGATGGGGCGGTACCTCCTCGATCGGATGCTCACCTACGCGAAGGACCGGGAGTCGTTCGGCGAACCCATCGGCAGCAACCAGGCGGTACAGTGGCCGATCGTCGAGACCGCGACCGAGATCCACGCCGTCCGCGAGATGGGAACCTCCCTGCTTGGCGCGTACGACGCGGAGGCGAACCTCCACGACCTCAGCCAGCCGGCGACCGCGCGCCGGAAGCTCTCGATGCTGAAGTACTACCCCGAGGACCGGCTGTTCGACTGGGCCGACCGCGCGATACAGGTGCTGGGCGGCTACGGGCTGATGCGCGCCGGCGGCGTCGAGCGCGTGTTCCGGGTCGCCCGGAACCTCCGCATCCCCGCGGGGACGACCGAGGTGCAGAAACGCACCATCGCGAAGACGCTCGGACTGGACTGA
- a CDS encoding PQQ-binding-like beta-propeller repeat protein, with product MPSRRAVLAGVAGGTVGALTGCVSTAGSSVKPGTDSNTDWPMFGADRMRSGYVPSAAVPRSAPGERFTASLKGTPIGQPIVAGGTVLQSTWYGIEAFDAASGESLWRFRDEEPEDTAVQYQPPAVHDGVAYVGTESGLVALDAGSGEVRWRVETDSRVSAPPVAGYDWNQLYVGTIEGTLLDVALEGGGSDPPGTVQWTKSVYGEISRLVAPNVAGVTAGTSGGEVFMVYDGRGLWRTKVPGGVTAMTAERGNSLYVATFGGGVLKLRTAAHAGRVSWHAEEGPVAQGLLVRAAGGVHGADGGGLTTLSTDDGRERWTFGDAASSVPAAAGDTLYIGGEDSILAYKLDGGTGVGGARIDPRRWQYTHDGGSVSGVSVADGAVFAAVGDDDQRILALE from the coding sequence ATGCCCTCCAGACGCGCGGTACTCGCCGGAGTTGCCGGCGGAACCGTCGGCGCCCTCACAGGGTGCGTGAGCACCGCCGGATCCTCGGTGAAGCCGGGGACGGACTCGAACACGGACTGGCCGATGTTCGGCGCGGATCGCATGCGGTCGGGATACGTTCCCTCGGCCGCCGTCCCACGGTCAGCGCCCGGTGAGCGCTTTACTGCCTCGCTCAAGGGAACGCCCATCGGCCAACCCATCGTTGCCGGCGGAACCGTCCTCCAGTCGACGTGGTACGGTATCGAGGCGTTCGATGCGGCCAGCGGCGAGTCGCTGTGGCGGTTCCGGGACGAGGAGCCGGAAGACACGGCCGTCCAGTACCAGCCGCCGGCCGTTCACGACGGGGTTGCATACGTGGGAACGGAATCGGGTCTCGTCGCGCTCGATGCGGGATCGGGCGAGGTTCGATGGCGCGTGGAAACGGACAGTCGGGTCTCGGCACCGCCGGTAGCGGGGTACGACTGGAACCAACTCTACGTCGGGACCATCGAAGGAACACTCCTCGACGTGGCACTCGAGGGAGGGGGTTCCGATCCGCCGGGGACGGTCCAGTGGACGAAATCCGTGTACGGGGAGATCTCCCGGCTCGTCGCTCCGAACGTTGCCGGTGTAACCGCAGGGACGAGTGGTGGGGAGGTGTTTATGGTGTACGACGGCCGGGGACTCTGGCGCACGAAAGTCCCCGGCGGCGTCACCGCGATGACGGCCGAACGGGGCAACTCGCTGTACGTCGCGACCTTCGGCGGGGGAGTCCTGAAACTACGAACCGCCGCTCACGCCGGCCGTGTGAGCTGGCACGCGGAGGAGGGACCGGTCGCACAGGGGCTACTCGTTCGTGCCGCGGGTGGGGTCCATGGTGCCGACGGCGGTGGCCTCACGACGCTGAGTACCGATGACGGACGCGAACGCTGGACGTTCGGCGACGCCGCGAGCAGCGTTCCCGCGGCCGCCGGTGACACGCTGTACATCGGCGGGGAGGACAGTATCCTCGCGTACAAACTCGATGGCGGGACCGGCGTCGGCGGAGCGCGGATCGACCCGCGGCGGTGGCAGTACACGCACGATGGCGGATCCGTCTCGGGCGTGAGTGTCGCGGACGGTGCCGTCTTCGCGGCCGTCGGTGACGACGATCAGCGGATCCTCGCGCTGGAGTGA
- a CDS encoding 3-oxoacyl-ACP synthase, translated as MSRTVALTGLGTYVPDEVLTGEEIAEISEIPEEVVVEKMGMREKRVCPPDDDHVSDMCVAAGREALADAGVDAADLDLLLYHGSEYKDHVVWSAAADVAERIGADDAYAHESYALCAGAPIAIRHTAAQLRVGDVDRALLVTASREEDLVDYGNEDASFMFNFGSGAAATVLEADPADDRTRAVVRESAATTDGSFSRDVVMPAGGSAIPPSRETIEAGEHTLTVPDPEDMKERLADVSAPAFLSVADEALADSGYERDDVDFLALTHMKRSFHEYLCGELGVDDAEQYYLDDYGHVQSADQALALAEGLDRGRVADGDVVLCLAAGTGYTWAATVLEWTGR; from the coding sequence GTGAGTAGGACCGTCGCCCTCACCGGTCTCGGAACGTACGTCCCCGACGAGGTGCTCACCGGCGAGGAGATCGCCGAGATCAGTGAGATCCCCGAGGAGGTCGTCGTCGAGAAGATGGGCATGCGCGAGAAGCGCGTCTGCCCGCCCGACGACGACCACGTCTCGGACATGTGCGTCGCGGCCGGACGCGAGGCGCTGGCTGATGCCGGCGTCGACGCCGCCGACCTCGACCTCCTCCTGTACCACGGCAGCGAGTACAAGGACCACGTCGTCTGGTCGGCCGCCGCCGACGTGGCCGAGCGCATCGGCGCCGACGACGCCTACGCCCACGAGTCGTACGCCCTGTGTGCGGGCGCGCCGATCGCGATCCGCCACACGGCCGCCCAACTCCGCGTCGGCGACGTCGACCGCGCGCTGTTGGTCACCGCGAGCCGCGAGGAGGACCTCGTCGACTACGGCAACGAGGACGCGAGCTTCATGTTCAACTTCGGCTCGGGCGCGGCCGCGACGGTGCTGGAGGCCGACCCGGCAGACGATCGAACCCGCGCGGTCGTCCGCGAGTCGGCGGCGACGACCGACGGCAGTTTCTCGCGGGACGTAGTGATGCCCGCGGGCGGATCGGCGATCCCGCCGAGCCGCGAGACGATCGAGGCGGGCGAGCACACGCTGACGGTCCCGGACCCGGAGGACATGAAGGAACGACTCGCGGACGTGTCCGCGCCGGCGTTCCTCTCGGTCGCCGACGAGGCGCTCGCCGACTCGGGATACGAGCGCGACGACGTGGACTTCCTCGCGCTCACCCACATGAAGCGGTCGTTCCACGAGTACCTGTGCGGCGAACTCGGGGTCGACGACGCCGAGCAGTACTACCTCGACGACTACGGTCACGTCCAGAGCGCGGATCAGGCGCTCGCGCTCGCGGAGGGGCTCGACCGCGGCCGCGTCGCCGACGGCGACGTGGTCCTCTGTCTCGCGGCCGGCACCGGCTACACCTGGGCGGCGACCGTGCTGGAGTGGACCGGTCGCTGA
- a CDS encoding branched-chain amino acid ABC transporter permease, which produces MYALLVNSGLSTEAVALLPRIETLVVVLFFGLFAMSFDFISGYTGYLSFGHAAFYGTGAYVVALAANGKLPLLGPETPFMLLLVFAGVAAAVLALAIGSVSFRLSGVYFAMITLGFSQVLYVFVRNWDFVSSAPRDGVAVTGTLEGFRIGVPGVDGWNVAIGQLTGDSIEGLFGFINLSPTEVSFYAVGAVVLVCYLAMQRLVHSPFGRTLIAIRENEERARAIGYNTYAYKLGAFVASGFFAGIAGALFVGFRRSVTPENGFYFLVAGDALLVSIIGGFGTLAGPLYGELFNAGVREFLSKEGGGGGLLPYLRANVGDATLTTELYNGLTVAEAIETFLNGHAALYVGLLFVLFVLYVPNGLLGTVRDRMGGTLATAVPRRVRRWLGE; this is translated from the coding sequence GTGTACGCGCTGCTCGTGAACTCCGGCCTGTCGACGGAGGCCGTGGCGCTGTTGCCGCGGATCGAGACGCTCGTCGTCGTACTGTTCTTCGGACTGTTCGCGATGTCGTTCGACTTCATCAGCGGCTACACGGGCTACCTCTCCTTTGGCCACGCGGCGTTCTACGGGACCGGCGCGTACGTCGTCGCGCTCGCGGCAAACGGGAAACTGCCCCTCCTCGGCCCGGAGACGCCGTTCATGCTGCTGCTCGTGTTCGCGGGGGTCGCCGCCGCGGTGCTGGCGCTGGCCATCGGAAGCGTGTCGTTCCGGCTGTCGGGCGTCTACTTCGCGATGATCACGCTCGGCTTCTCGCAGGTGCTGTACGTGTTCGTCCGCAACTGGGACTTCGTCTCCTCGGCGCCCCGCGACGGCGTTGCGGTGACGGGGACGCTGGAGGGGTTCCGGATCGGTGTCCCGGGCGTCGACGGGTGGAACGTCGCCATCGGGCAACTGACCGGCGACTCGATCGAGGGGCTGTTCGGCTTCATCAACCTCTCGCCGACCGAGGTGTCCTTCTACGCGGTCGGCGCGGTCGTGCTCGTCTGTTATCTCGCGATGCAGCGGCTCGTCCACTCGCCGTTCGGACGGACGCTGATCGCGATCCGCGAGAACGAGGAGCGGGCCCGAGCGATCGGCTACAACACCTACGCGTACAAGCTCGGGGCGTTCGTCGCCTCCGGCTTCTTCGCCGGGATAGCTGGCGCGCTGTTCGTCGGCTTCCGACGCTCCGTGACGCCCGAGAACGGCTTCTACTTCCTCGTCGCCGGCGACGCGCTCCTGGTGTCGATCATCGGCGGCTTCGGCACGCTCGCCGGGCCGCTGTACGGCGAGCTGTTCAACGCGGGCGTCCGGGAGTTCCTCTCGAAGGAGGGCGGCGGCGGCGGACTGCTGCCGTACCTCCGCGCGAACGTCGGCGACGCGACGCTCACGACCGAACTGTACAACGGGCTCACGGTCGCGGAGGCAATCGAGACGTTCCTGAACGGGCACGCCGCGCTGTACGTCGGCCTGCTGTTCGTGCTGTTCGTGCTGTACGTTCCGAACGGGCTCCTCGGTACCGTCCGCGACCGGATGGGCGGAACGCTGGCGACGGCCGTCCCGCGGCGGGTTCGGAGGTGGCTCGGTGAGTAG
- a CDS encoding branched-chain amino acid ABC transporter permease, giving the protein MASLAPAGPALPLQFADALIEFLSPSTLADVIVRGIAKASLYVMIAAGLTLVFGLMGVLNFAHGSLTMLGAYLGGLVLVAAVAQSTGGVGRLLAFGVAVVVAFGALAALGGGIEVGLVRPIYDRPPLYQILLTFGVTLVLDELARIVVLFYGLQPTTVWQDVLGTKPTFLADSIGVTGVSASGLELFQILFGVATVVGVHLFLTRTRYGLFVRAGSEDSEMLSALGVDVNRVFTVVFALGTGIAGAAGVLLAWDPAWGASVPLAAETLLPAFVVVIVGGLGTFRGTVVAALIVGLVDSSMTWWFQNFVDFTGLPEMVVFLVLVITLIVKPQGLYGVSEVGGH; this is encoded by the coding sequence ATGGCGTCGCTCGCTCCCGCGGGACCGGCGCTCCCGCTGCAGTTCGCGGACGCGTTGATCGAGTTCCTCTCGCCGTCGACGCTCGCGGACGTGATCGTCCGCGGGATCGCCAAGGCGAGCCTGTACGTCATGATCGCCGCCGGGCTGACGCTCGTGTTCGGCCTGATGGGCGTGCTCAACTTCGCCCACGGCTCGCTGACCATGCTGGGCGCGTATCTCGGCGGGCTGGTGCTTGTAGCCGCGGTCGCGCAGTCGACCGGCGGCGTCGGGCGGCTGCTCGCGTTCGGCGTCGCCGTCGTCGTCGCCTTCGGCGCGCTTGCCGCGCTGGGTGGTGGGATAGAGGTCGGCCTCGTCAGGCCGATCTACGACCGACCGCCGCTGTATCAGATCCTGCTCACCTTCGGCGTGACGTTGGTGCTCGACGAACTGGCGCGCATCGTCGTGCTGTTCTACGGGTTGCAGCCGACGACCGTGTGGCAGGACGTGCTCGGAACGAAGCCGACGTTCCTCGCCGACTCGATCGGCGTCACCGGCGTCTCGGCGAGCGGGTTGGAGCTGTTCCAGATCCTGTTCGGCGTCGCGACCGTGGTCGGCGTCCACCTGTTTCTCACCCGGACGCGCTACGGGCTGTTCGTGCGTGCCGGCAGCGAGGACAGCGAGATGCTGTCGGCGCTGGGTGTCGACGTGAACCGCGTGTTCACCGTCGTGTTCGCGCTCGGTACCGGTATCGCCGGCGCCGCCGGCGTGCTGCTGGCGTGGGACCCCGCGTGGGGCGCGTCGGTGCCGCTGGCGGCCGAGACGCTGCTGCCGGCGTTCGTCGTCGTGATCGTCGGCGGGCTCGGGACGTTCCGCGGCACCGTCGTGGCGGCGCTGATCGTCGGCCTCGTCGACTCGTCGATGACGTGGTGGTTCCAGAACTTCGTCGACTTCACCGGCCTGCCGGAGATGGTCGTGTTCCTCGTGCTCGTGATCACGCTGATCGTGAAGCCACAGGGGCTGTACGGCGTCTCGGAGGTGGGGGGTCATTAG